A region from the Candidatus Methylacidiphilales bacterium genome encodes:
- a CDS encoding ATP-dependent DNA ligase encodes MSFQVTYSGSIHLPDHQYWLDPRHPVPLAFISHAHFDHFSAHQHAHASQPTAHLISCRTDLSTTIDAWPWATPQTINTGLQATLYPAGHVLGSAMIELNDGHQSLLYTGDFKLRDSLTAEKAAPPRADILIMETTYGLPHYVMPPTEKTVRQILDFCRATLEDDETPVLLAYSLGKTQELLARLTPHLDVPFYLHPQAYKIAQAYEQLGYALGSYAEIPHSYKKRGEAVILAPPQMNGTAWMKNIPARRVALISGWALDPGAIYRYRCDAAFPLSDHADYNELLELVRMVKPRRVYTVHGFAVEFAETLRQLGIEAWALGQENQLDFFEQYQSKRRPNFKSLSLPSRKKIIAREPDPETFLAFAQAAEEIAELSSKKSKVRVLAQYLAKLSSTTLPLAALYFSGRVYPTASSRTLNFSWSLMKRAVLEVAECTESDFKEIYRSAGDSATTTECLLEGKTKSEPWPLTQVAQWFELISNTSGSLQKVHIAANTLRCITPLEAKYLSKLVTGDLRLGLKEGLVEEGIAAAFSQPLRLVREALLLCGDIGRVALAAQNNSLPEVTLQVFNPIPFMLATPLPTAASIIQHMGQELWAEYKYDGIRCQIHKQGARVELYSRELRCITDTFPEIAIDAASLPFDFIADGEVLGWQQGRPLPFTQLQRRLGRQEHDLFLGSEIPVALILYDCLYWEGESLLHRELRERKAFLSRLAENPRPTILVAQEKILRGEAALEAFFQQARLEGHEGLMIKNPRSLYTIGQRGQFWIKYKQPFNTLDVVVVAVQYGHGKRRGMLSDYTFAVRDDDGQLHVIGKAYSGLTNREIEALTQHFLATTIREEEGRLIVKPTVVLEVAFNAITPSSRYPCGLALRFPRIVTIRHDKTPEEIDTLSFCRSLAYKASGSES; translated from the coding sequence ATGTCCTTTCAAGTCACCTACTCCGGCTCAATTCATCTCCCCGATCACCAATACTGGCTCGATCCGCGCCACCCGGTGCCGTTAGCTTTTATTTCTCATGCTCATTTTGACCATTTCTCAGCGCATCAACATGCCCACGCCTCTCAACCCACTGCTCATCTTATCAGTTGTCGCACCGATTTATCGACGACGATCGATGCCTGGCCTTGGGCTACACCGCAAACCATCAACACCGGCTTGCAAGCCACTCTATACCCGGCAGGTCACGTCTTAGGCTCAGCAATGATTGAGCTAAACGACGGCCATCAATCCCTTCTCTATACCGGAGATTTCAAGCTGCGCGACTCACTCACAGCAGAAAAAGCGGCTCCCCCTCGAGCTGATATTTTGATCATGGAGACGACCTATGGACTGCCGCACTACGTCATGCCTCCTACAGAAAAGACAGTCCGACAGATCCTAGATTTTTGTCGTGCTACTTTGGAGGATGATGAAACGCCTGTTCTTCTCGCCTATTCACTTGGAAAAACCCAGGAACTACTAGCCCGTCTTACGCCTCATCTCGATGTCCCTTTTTACTTACATCCGCAAGCATACAAAATCGCTCAAGCCTATGAACAGCTCGGCTATGCACTTGGATCCTATGCCGAGATTCCACACAGCTACAAAAAACGCGGCGAAGCGGTGATCCTCGCTCCACCGCAGATGAATGGGACCGCATGGATGAAGAACATCCCCGCGCGGCGCGTCGCCTTAATTAGCGGCTGGGCACTCGATCCCGGCGCAATCTACCGCTACCGCTGCGACGCGGCTTTTCCGTTGTCCGACCATGCAGACTACAACGAGCTTCTCGAATTAGTCCGCATGGTGAAACCGCGCCGCGTTTACACCGTGCATGGCTTTGCAGTCGAATTTGCAGAGACCCTACGTCAACTCGGCATCGAAGCATGGGCGCTCGGTCAGGAAAACCAGCTCGATTTCTTTGAACAATACCAGTCCAAGCGGCGTCCCAACTTCAAATCATTATCCCTCCCTTCACGAAAAAAAATAATCGCACGGGAGCCAGATCCCGAGACGTTTTTGGCCTTTGCTCAAGCCGCAGAAGAGATCGCTGAGCTATCCAGCAAAAAATCTAAGGTGCGAGTCTTAGCTCAATATTTAGCCAAATTATCTTCCACAACTCTGCCTCTGGCAGCTCTGTATTTCTCGGGCCGCGTCTATCCCACGGCATCTTCGCGCACGTTGAACTTTTCTTGGTCGCTAATGAAGCGTGCTGTGCTTGAAGTCGCCGAATGCACAGAGAGCGATTTCAAAGAGATCTACCGCAGCGCTGGAGATAGCGCTACGACGACTGAATGTCTGCTTGAAGGCAAAACGAAATCTGAGCCTTGGCCGCTTACACAAGTCGCCCAGTGGTTTGAGCTGATCAGCAACACATCTGGTTCCCTACAGAAAGTCCATATCGCGGCCAACACCCTTCGCTGTATCACCCCGCTTGAGGCTAAATACCTCTCCAAGCTCGTCACTGGAGATTTGCGCCTTGGCTTAAAGGAGGGACTTGTCGAGGAAGGCATAGCTGCGGCTTTTTCTCAACCGCTACGCTTGGTGCGGGAGGCGCTGCTTCTATGCGGCGACATCGGCCGTGTGGCGTTGGCTGCCCAAAACAATTCTTTGCCGGAAGTCACTTTGCAAGTTTTCAATCCGATCCCATTTATGCTTGCGACGCCTCTTCCGACAGCAGCATCGATCATCCAGCATATGGGGCAGGAATTGTGGGCTGAATACAAATATGACGGCATTCGTTGCCAAATCCACAAGCAAGGCGCTCGTGTCGAGCTCTATTCGCGCGAGCTTCGCTGCATCACAGACACCTTCCCAGAGATAGCCATTGATGCGGCTTCTCTGCCATTTGATTTCATCGCTGATGGCGAAGTTTTGGGGTGGCAACAGGGTCGTCCGCTTCCGTTTACTCAGCTTCAACGGCGACTGGGGCGACAGGAGCACGACTTATTTCTCGGCAGCGAAATTCCTGTAGCCTTGATCCTTTACGACTGTCTCTACTGGGAGGGTGAGTCTCTCCTTCATCGAGAGTTGAGAGAACGCAAAGCTTTCTTATCTCGGCTTGCTGAAAATCCGCGTCCCACCATTCTTGTCGCTCAAGAGAAGATCCTCCGTGGCGAGGCCGCACTAGAAGCCTTCTTTCAACAAGCGCGTCTGGAGGGACACGAAGGCTTGATGATTAAAAATCCTCGCAGCCTATACACGATAGGGCAACGCGGTCAGTTTTGGATCAAATACAAGCAACCGTTTAATACTCTCGACGTTGTCGTGGTGGCCGTGCAATACGGTCACGGGAAACGCCGGGGCATGCTTTCGGATTATACGTTTGCGGTGCGCGATGACGACGGGCAGTTGCACGTCATCGGCAAGGCCTATTCAGGCCTGACCAACCGTGAAATCGAGGCGTTAACTCAGCACTTTCTCGCGACGACGATTCGGGAAGAGGAGGGGCGGTTGATTGTGAAGCCGACGGTGGTCCTGGAAGTTGCTTTTAACGCCATCACACCGAGTTCACGTTATCCTTGTGGCCTGGCCTTGCGTTTTCCGCGTATCGTGACGATTCGACACGACAAGACGCCGGAGGAAATTGATACGCTTAGTTTTTGTCGCAGCCTTGCCTATAAGGCTAGCGGATCGGAATCGTGA
- a CDS encoding ATG16 family protein — MNSQPSNSEPPPSNHSTNHPATHTTIHLALNRPLFYTLLTLITTAILGLGLYTHHERQERQRIWEEAQRRIETETLLAQARSHTDRARAFSDELITRHATYLAATQSRSIDLAFLQQLYNRTETALQEAEKLISKVDTLYAPTQSSQKKTPQPYPDSYTSLQEEISQQRAELKRLDTLLAEAQRHHASLQEKETEAQRLAEEKARAEQLALEKKLRETEAQLAAAQAQALPKATPAPTEEPAAVPAVEKKSQLSEAPWRPAPPATFASRLSRLSHSTTPSHSTTIIVDRVIAPPPLFCFEPIYHWPTCKTIYAYPYPLSPHYTCPFSYPHRRVRGGISIGVTIPIR, encoded by the coding sequence CATCCACCTCGCGCTCAATCGACCCCTCTTCTATACCCTCCTCACCCTCATCACAACAGCAATACTTGGCCTCGGCCTCTACACCCACCACGAACGCCAAGAACGACAACGAATCTGGGAAGAAGCCCAACGCCGCATCGAGACAGAAACCCTTCTGGCCCAAGCCCGCAGCCACACCGATCGCGCCCGCGCCTTCTCCGACGAGCTCATCACTCGCCATGCCACCTACCTCGCCGCCACACAAAGCCGATCCATAGACCTAGCCTTCCTCCAGCAACTCTACAACCGCACCGAAACCGCACTCCAAGAAGCTGAGAAACTCATATCAAAAGTTGACACTCTCTACGCCCCCACACAAAGTTCACAAAAGAAAACCCCTCAGCCCTACCCTGACAGCTATACATCTCTCCAAGAAGAAATCTCCCAACAACGAGCAGAACTCAAACGCCTAGATACCCTCCTCGCCGAAGCCCAACGCCACCATGCATCACTTCAAGAAAAAGAAACCGAAGCCCAACGCCTCGCCGAAGAAAAAGCCCGCGCCGAGCAACTCGCTCTCGAGAAAAAGCTCCGCGAAACAGAAGCCCAACTAGCAGCCGCCCAAGCACAAGCCCTCCCCAAAGCCACTCCTGCTCCAACCGAAGAACCTGCAGCCGTCCCTGCAGTTGAGAAAAAATCGCAACTCTCGGAAGCCCCTTGGCGCCCTGCACCACCGGCCACCTTTGCATCCCGACTATCACGCCTAAGTCACTCGACAACGCCCAGTCATTCGACAACGATAATCGTAGATCGAGTCATTGCTCCACCGCCCTTATTTTGCTTTGAGCCGATCTACCACTGGCCAACCTGCAAAACGATCTACGCGTATCCTTACCCTCTTTCCCCCCATTACACTTGCCCATTCTCTTACCCCCACCGGCGAGTGCGCGGCGGAATTTCTATAGGGGTCACGATTCCGATCCGCTAG